The genomic segment GGCTATTTTTTCAAGTATAATTCTATCTTCAGGTTTCCACAATGGACCGGCAATATAAACTTTCATAGGCTTAAAATAGAGGTTAAATTTAAATACCTTGCTTTATAAATTAGACCTTATGAACTGGAACAGAAATTGTAGGAGTTTTAAGGGAATTCAGGCTTGTGAAATATCTAAGACTGAGGGTTATTATAGTTGTGAAAAGTGTGAGTTTTATGAACCTATAAAGACTAAAATCTTGATCATTAAATTAGGTGCAATTGGTGATGTTTTAAGAACTACTCCTCTGTTAGAAGCAATAAAAGAAAAATATGGTTATGAATCCTCAATAACTTGGTTAGTTAAAGAAGAGAGTAAAACTTTATTATATAATAATCCAAATATTGATAGAATTTTAGTTTATAATCCAGAAAATATTTTAAGATTGCAAATTGAAAAGTTTGATGTTGTTTTAAGTTTAGAAATAGATCTTCCTGGAAGTGCAATTGCAACTTTAGTAAAGGCAAAACCTAAATATGGATTTTTCTTAAATGAAGATGGATATCCAACTTGTTATAATAAGAAGGCTGAATATTATTTAACAAGAGCATTTTCAGATAAAATAAATAAAGAGAATAAAAAAACTTATCAAGAAATGATGTTTGATGTTGCAGAATTAAAATATAATAAACAGGACTATTCTTTTAATTTAACTGAGAAAGATTTGAAATATGCTGAGGATTTTAAAAAGAAAAATGAAATAACTAAACCTTTAATTGGGATTAATGTTGGTGCTGGTGGAAGATGGCAAAATAAAGAATGGGGACAAGAAAATATAATCAATTTAATTGAAAAGATTCCAAGTAAATATCAAGTAATTTTATTGGGCGGAGAAAGAGAAGAAGTCCTAAAAAATAAGATATTACAAAAAGTTAAAGCAATTCAAAACGAAAGTAATAATTCAATAAGAGAATTTGCAAGTGTAATTAATTTATGTGATAAGGTTATAACTGGAGATACTTTAGCATTACATTTAGCTTTAGCATTAAAGAAGAAGGTTATTGGTTTGTTTTTATGCACCCCTGCAAATGAAGTTGAAGGTTATGAAAGATTAGAAAAAATTGAAAGTAAATTGATACAAGATAATTATTATTCTGATATTTATAATCCTGAATTATGTAAAAGTATAAGTGTCGAGCAAGTTTTAAAAGAGTTAAAATGAATCTAGTTGTTAATGCAATTGTTAAAAGAGGAAATCATTTTCTTATAATTAAAAGAAGCTCTAAAGATGAGATTCATCCTGAAAAATGGAGTTTTCCGGGTGGCAAGTTAGAAGAAGGAGAAACTATTTTAGAAGCTTTAAAAAGAGAATTGAAGGAAGAAGTTTGTTTAGATATAGGTGATGATTTAATTTATATTGCAGATTATAGTTATATTAGAAAAGATAAAAGTAATATTTTAGGTATTTCTTTTTTAGTTAAGAGTTTTAATTCTAATGTAAAAAAAGGTAAAGAAATCCAAGATTTTAAATGGGTAACTGTTGAAGAACTTAGTAAATACAAAGTTACAGGTAGTTTAGAAGAAGAAATGTTAAAAGCTTTGTCTAAAGATTTAACTTAATTTTAACAATAAATTTATATAATTTAAAGTAATTCTGTTTAATAATGAATAAAGAAGCGAGAGGGGATATTCTTGAAGTTCTTACAGAAGCAATATTGGCTTTAGAAAATGATGATGTTAAAAAGTTGAAAGAATTAAGTGATAAAACTATTCATGCTATGACTATATATCAATCTGAAGAGCCAATTTTAGTTGCAATTGTTCTTTATACAGCATCTAAAGTCTATGAAAGAAGTAAATATCACACTTATCAAGATTGGGATTATGTGGATGCAATAGTTAGAAATAATCTTATTGAAGCTAAAAAGAAATTAGAGAAAAATGATAATGAAGGCTATTTAAATTCTTTAAAAAATATTCTTAAAAAATTAGGAAGGGTAGAATCTAAGCTTGGAAAATATATTTCTGAGATTGTTGAAAGAACAAAAATAAATAAAGCTTCAAGATTATATGAACATGGTTTAAGTTCCGGTGTTGTAAAAGAGCTATTGGGTGTAACTGGTTGGGAATTAGCAGAATATACAGGGACAACAGGAATAGCAGATCGACAAGAAGGAATAACTGAGTCAATTTCTAGAAGATTAAAGGTTGCAAGGGGGATATTTAGTTAAGATGAATATAGTTTTTGATTCTAGTAGTATAATAAGTATAGTTTTAAATAATTTAATTCCTGTTTTAGAAGATATGAAAAGAAATCATAATGTTAATTTTTATTTACCTTTGGCTGTTCAAAGAGAATTAGTAACGGTTCCAATTCAAGGTAGGAGATTTAAATTAGAAGCTATGGAATTACAGAAAAAAATTGATGAGGGTTTGTTTATAATTTATTCTAAAAAAGATTATTTAGGAAGGTCTATGAAATTGTATAGAATTTCAAATCAAATATTTAATACAGAAGGAAAATATATGAGAATAATTCAAGAAGGCGAAATACAAAGTTTAGTTTTAGCAGATGAATTAGATGGGATTTGTGTTGTTGATGAAAGAACTTTAAGGATGTTGGTTGAAGATCCACAGAAACTAAAAGAACTGCTTAGTAGCAAGCTTCATACTACTATTAAAATAAATACGCAGAATCTTAAGATTTTTAGAAATGATTTGGATGTAGATATTATAAGGAGCTCTGAATTAATGACTGTGGCTTTTGAAAAAGGTTTAGTTCAAAAATATGCTACAGGTAAGGGATTAAATTTATTAGATGCCCTTTTGTGGGGTTTAAGACTAAGAGGTTGTGCCATTTCTACTGAGGAAATTGAAGAAATAAAGAGTTTAGAAAATAAACAAGGCAAGGTTTAATTTGGTATATATATTTTATTAGCAACTTCATAATTTCCTGCTAATTTAAGATTTTTTATGTGTTGATTAATAATCTTTGAAATATTTTTACATGTTTCTCTTAGATATATAATTTTATTAATCATTTCTTCTTTAGTATAACTCTTTTTATCTTTAAAATGCATTAAATTAAGATTTTCAGAAGGTTGAGTTATTTGATCTTTTAATTTAATAATCTTGTTTTGATTAATTAGATTGAGTCTCAATTCTAAATCTCTATTTTGATAACAATTTGTTTTTGCATATAATTCTAATATTTGGATTGGGCAAGATTTATTAAGGCTAGCAAGCATACCAAAATCATCTTGTGTAAAATATCTTCTAAAAATAGAATAAATACTGCTTTTATCAATTGATCTTTTAAATTCCTCTTTTAAATCCATATTTAATTTTAATGAATGATTGGATTTATTATTCAATTCTTTGGTTGAATATATAATTTTTCTTTCTAATATTGAGTTTTTAGAAAATATAATTAAATCTCTAAAATTCACAAAAGGCATAAAATATTCTAAAGATGGATAATCCTTCAAACTTTGGTATAATGAATTAATCCATACAGTATCTTTTCCAAGAATACAGCCTATAAGTTCGGGAGATAATTCTGGCCAGAGTACTCCCTTATATTGAGGTACTGTTTTTAAATTTCCATTTTTGTCTTTTTTTTGAGTTATGGGATATTCACTTAGGTCAAATAAGCCGGGTTGTTTAGAAATACCATTTATTTTTTCAGTTTCTATGGACATCTTTTTTGTAGGTAACTATAAATCAGTTCAAGTTTAAAAAACTTTTTATTCTA from the Candidatus Woesearchaeota archaeon genome contains:
- a CDS encoding glycosyltransferase family 9 protein encodes the protein MNWNRNCRSFKGIQACEISKTEGYYSCEKCEFYEPIKTKILIIKLGAIGDVLRTTPLLEAIKEKYGYESSITWLVKEESKTLLYNNPNIDRILVYNPENILRLQIEKFDVVLSLEIDLPGSAIATLVKAKPKYGFFLNEDGYPTCYNKKAEYYLTRAFSDKINKENKKTYQEMMFDVAELKYNKQDYSFNLTEKDLKYAEDFKKKNEITKPLIGINVGAGGRWQNKEWGQENIINLIEKIPSKYQVILLGGEREEVLKNKILQKVKAIQNESNNSIREFASVINLCDKVITGDTLALHLALALKKKVIGLFLCTPANEVEGYERLEKIESKLIQDNYYSDIYNPELCKSISVEQVLKELK
- a CDS encoding NUDIX domain-containing protein; its protein translation is MNLVVNAIVKRGNHFLIIKRSSKDEIHPEKWSFPGGKLEEGETILEALKRELKEEVCLDIGDDLIYIADYSYIRKDKSNILGISFLVKSFNSNVKKGKEIQDFKWVTVEELSKYKVTGSLEEEMLKALSKDLT